The stretch of DNA CCGGCTTTGGGCATGGCCGTTGCCAGCTCGGCGGAACTTAACATGCCGATACCGGCAAGGACTCCGGCGATCGCATAGGATAGAATAACACTCGGCCCCGCCTGCGCATGGGCAAGCCCGGGAAGAACAAATATGCCGGAACTGATCATCGCCCCGGTTGCAATACAGAAAATATCGATAAGCCCAAGTTGGCGGTGAAGTTTCAAAAGGCTCCCATTCTTTTAAGGTTGTCGATCTGCTCTTTTAATTCTTTATAAGGCTTGTCGTCCGCATGCCCTGCATGTTCGCTCAGGGACGCGGAACTACCATACGGTATACTTTTTAAAATACCTTATATTTGAAGAAAGAACTATAAAAAAACTCTTTTTCCGACACCCGGGTGGAAAGAAAAAAAATGCTGTAAAGGATAGCAAACCGTTACCGGGGCAATGCAAAGAGACTGCAACGTGTCGTGCAATAACCTATATTTGTCGCCATGACTACCGCCGCCATTCTTTTGTCCCGCCAACCACTCAGGCCCTGCGCCAAAACACCGTGGGTGGAAAAAGTAACCCGCGCCGTGGAGTGGATAAAAGAAAATAACCTCCGGCTTATCACCTCGACGGGTATGCAAACCTGGGAAATACAGATCGCCGCGGGGCTGCGAGAAAAAATCGAAATGACCATTGTGATTCCCGCATCAAACCGGAAAACGTTCGATTGCATGAAAAGGGAGGCGCAACGGTCGTTCGATTGCCGAAAAAAGACGGTAGCCATAATCCCGCTCTACCCCGGTAATGATGCTGGAGACAAAAAAGAGCTGCCCGTCCTTCGAGATCGATACATTATTGATACCGCCGATCTGGTCCTGCCGGTCTCAATCCGGAAAGGCGGTCTGATGGAGAACCTGACGGCCACGAGTGCATCACACAAAATCAACAACCGGTTCCGTATCGATTACTGTAAACGGACCGAACCGATCCATTATCACCTGGAGCCCGGCGCCTTGTCACCGGCCATACAAAAGATCGACAAACCGTATAT from Chitinivibrionales bacterium encodes:
- a CDS encoding amino acid permease, producing MKLHRQLGLIDIFCIATGAMISSGIFVLPGLAHAQAGPSVILSYAIAGVLAGIGMLSSAELATAMPKAG